A segment of the Prochlorococcus marinus str. MIT 9215 genome:
GTGAATTCATCTGATGGATCATTATCTGCTTTGTTAGGAGCATCTCCTGGAGCAAGTACTGCGGTCTCAATTATGGTTGAGGTTCTAGAAAAATCAGTCTTATTTTTAAACGACAAGCATAATCTAAAGAAAAAAATAAATGACTTAATTTATCCAGAACGAACAGCCTCTCAAAAAAACAGTACCTTCATAAAAGAAATTAAAAAAAGAAATAATTCCATTTTTGGTTTCCATCCATAATTCTAATTAGCTAATATTAATCAAGATGTAATAAGAGGAGAATTTTTCTTTCTATATGACTGATATATCGGTTTCAAAAATTAGAAATTTCTGCATAATCGCTCATATTGACCATGGTAAATCTACCCTTGCAGATAGGTTGCTTCAAGATACTGGTACTGTGCAGCAAAGGGATATGCAAGAACAATTTTTGGACAGTATGGATCTTGAAAGAGAGAGAGGAATTACTATCAAGTTACAGGCCGCTAGGATGAAATATAAAGCTGACGATTCCCAAGAATATGTTTTGAACTTAATAGATACTCCTGGGCATGTTGATTTCTCTTATGAGGTTAGTAGATCTCTTCAAGCTTGTGAAGGCGCCTTACTTGTTGTTGATGCAAGTCAAGGAGTAGAAGCTCAAACCTTAGCTAATGTTTATCTTGCCTTAGAAAATAATCTTGAAATAATTCCTGTTTTAAATAAAGTTGATTTACCAGGTGCTGATGCTGAAAAAATAAAACAAGAAATAGAGGAAATTATTGGACTAGATACATCTAATGCAATAAATTGTTCAGCAAAAACTGGAGTTGGTATTAAAGATATTTTGGAAGCAATCGTAAGAAGAGTACCTCCTCCTCAAGATGAAATTAAACTACCTACAAAGGCACTGATTTTTGATTCTTATTATGATCCGTACAGGGGAGTTATTGTTTATTTCAGGGTAATATCTGGGTCTCTAAATAAGAGAGAAAAAATATTGCTAATGGCAAGTAAGAAAAATTATGAATTAGATGAGATAGGAATAATGGCGCCTGATCAGCAGCAAGTTGATGAATTACATGCAGGAGAAGTTGGTTATTTAGCTGCTTCTATAAAATCAGTTGCTGATGCGAGAGTAGGAGATACGATTACTCTTTTAAATTCACCTGCCAATGAACCTTTGCCTGGATATAAGACAGCAAATCCTATGGTTTTTTGTGGACTATTCCCGACTGATGCTGATCAATTCCCAGATTTAAGAGTCTCACTAGAAAAATTACAATTATCTGATGCAGCTTTAAAATATGAGCCCGAAACCAGTAGCGCAATGGGCTTCGGATTTAGGTGCGGATTCCTTGGACTTCTTCATATGGAGATTGTTCAAGAAAGATTAGAAAGAGAATATGACTTGGATCTAATCGTAACGGCACCATCAGTTATTTATAAAGTTAATTTAAATCAGCAGGAAAATATCTTTATTGATAATCCTTCTACGATTCCTGATCCTCAACTTAGAGAATCAATAGAAGAGCCTTATGTGAAAATGGAAATTTATGCTCCTAATGAATTTAATGGAACATTAATGGGTTTATGTCAGGAAAGAAGG
Coding sequences within it:
- the lepA gene encoding translation elongation factor 4, which gives rise to MTDISVSKIRNFCIIAHIDHGKSTLADRLLQDTGTVQQRDMQEQFLDSMDLERERGITIKLQAARMKYKADDSQEYVLNLIDTPGHVDFSYEVSRSLQACEGALLVVDASQGVEAQTLANVYLALENNLEIIPVLNKVDLPGADAEKIKQEIEEIIGLDTSNAINCSAKTGVGIKDILEAIVRRVPPPQDEIKLPTKALIFDSYYDPYRGVIVYFRVISGSLNKREKILLMASKKNYELDEIGIMAPDQQQVDELHAGEVGYLAASIKSVADARVGDTITLLNSPANEPLPGYKTANPMVFCGLFPTDADQFPDLRVSLEKLQLSDAALKYEPETSSAMGFGFRCGFLGLLHMEIVQERLEREYDLDLIVTAPSVIYKVNLNQQENIFIDNPSTIPDPQLRESIEEPYVKMEIYAPNEFNGTLMGLCQERRGVFIDMKYITTDRVTLIYEIPLAEVVTDFFDQMKSRTQGYASMEYHLIGYRKNDLVRLDVLINSERADPLTSIVHKDKAYGIGRSLVEKLKELIPKQQFKIPIQASIGSRIIASESISALRKDVLSKCYGGDISRKKKLLKKQAKGKKRMKAMGKVEVPQEAFMAVLKLNQ